AGCGACGCTTCAGCTGAGTGCAGCAAGGTGAGGAGGAAATGACCGGCTGTGAGTCAGCACCTGTCGTACCGATGTGGGTTGACCAAATAAGGCAtagcacacacgcacacacgccgATCAGCCAGAAATCGACAAAGGCGACGACCGATCGAGTGCCGAAACGAGGAACTCGATGAATACTGACCGTAGAACTACTGGAAGAACGGAGAACTTCCTCTTTCACTCAAGGAAACGCCTCCACGCGCGCATCTGGATAGCGACGAGGCCCGTCCACTATTTATAGCACTGACATAAATGCAGCCCTATATCGGAGGATAGACTGACGTTTTTCTCCGGACATCGATTAATGACAAATGTATGCGGTGGTGCCTCCGCAGGAATACCTTGCTTATTGAAATCGTAACATGTGATCTAGCAAACTGTGCTCTCCAACCATCTTCTAACACTGCAAAAACCCCGCATCCAAGCATTCCAACAAGGTAATTACCACCCTACAATTTGTTCCTACAAAATCCCAAGTAACGATGTATGAGCGCGCCGTTCACTTGCCGTCGTAACCGCGCTTCTGCTGCCCACTCCCATTTGCATATCCACAGCCAGGAGTCATTTTCAATGTTCTTTAAAGTTCtttgtttctcctttttctgcaCTGATGAATGCTTTTACATAGTACTTCTTATGTTTTTTACTTGCGAATTTTGGGAATTGTTGGTTCAAGTTTgtgttctgtttgtttttttcccgtgCTACCTCATTTCTTATAGTTTGTTAGAGCTGCAATCAGGAAAGCCTATTTTAACCAAGAAGAAATCCTTCTTACATGAGTACGAGGGTAATGTTGTGGGGAAATGTTCAGCTCTGCTGCTTTGACTGAGTTCTGATGCTCTCGTGCCTTTACATCCAGAGTACCATAGCCATGGAAGAGAAAGAGTTGTATGTCAGCAGCATACAGCTGTAAATCCTGTTACCAGTTTTGGGGGAAATGTAGCTTGGTGGGAGAGGGTTGCACTCAGTGGCGTTCTCATTTCCGGATTCtccaacttatttttttttctcttagtaactttagtttacatatcatagatcctataagactaatgcttaggtgttagggccccgactgatctaattatttacttcaagaaataaaggcgGTAGTTCACAAAGTTTACGGTAACTATACAACTACCTTTCTTTCGCAGATATGGAATCTTATCACATGACCGAATAATCGCACTCTCAGATAGCTTAGAAAGTTAACCTTCACCAGCTACTTAAGCTATGTGGATATTATCCTTGCACTGTTGAGTGTCGTCTAcaactctttttgttttgtgctaCTATTCGTCATATCTGAGTTCTTCGTAGACATTTTTTCGAACTCTTTTTGTTTGACCTGTCTAcgtcatattttatttttcatctactGTTTCACACGGTTATTATTACGCTGTAGGAATGGCAGATGTCAAATCGAAGCCGTTTTCCGACGAGAAGCGATGGGTCGTGATCTATCCTACCTATATTAACAGCAAAAGGACAACGGTACAAGGTCGAAAAATCCCCAAACAATTGGTATATCATTCATTGCCGGGAGTGGAACAGTTATTCGCTGTTGATCATTCAGAGGAAGCTTTCCAGGCAGTTGAAAACCCAACATCTACTGAAATTCGCGATGTTTTAGCGGCCACTGGATTGAACCCGGTTTTAGAAGTAAGCTTTCTGCGTGTGCGCATGTTTATACCGATAGTTTTAGATTTGTGTGGAAATTTTCTAGCGCGGTAAACTCCATCCAAGAGAGCAAGATCGAGAGCCTGAAAATCGCGGTCGAGTTCGAGTCCAGTTAAAAAACGATGATGGAACTGCATTTAACAAAGATTACCCGACTAGtgagttttttctctgttccGTTCTCGGGTTACTTTTCACTCATTTCGTTGAAGCAGCATTTACTCTCGCTTTCATAAGTAGCAGTTTACTTTTTAGGGGCGGCATTGCTAAAATACGTAGCCAGCATGATTCCTAAGCTGAAAACACGACAACCAGGGTATGTGGCCACAGCTGCTGGTGCAGGTTCTTCCACCGCTAAAAagattaagaagaagaaatagaaatttgtttAGTAATAGAGGTCTGTCTCTTcactttgtttcctttttttgcttcatttatattctttctggtttcttttttcacgttGTTAAACGTCACTTTATTGGACGTTTTTTTATgagtgttgtttgtttgttctcaCAGATTACCGAACAGGTCTCAAAGGCAGATGTAAAACATTAACAAAGAGCCATTGCATCACCGTGGAACTACTGGCATTGTCTGTTTAGGAACtttaaagagaaatgaaaaaaaaagatctatttcattactttaTTCAACCGTATTTAATCATAAGGAAACACTTTCTAGCCAAAAATCTCAACCAGCATTAGCAAGGCAAATAACGTAGCGGAAGTATATATTCGGTAATAATCCAAACTTACATGCAGTTTCCAATAAATTACATTAATgtatgttaaaggcagcataccacgaatttgaggtggtgcggatttcaggtggagtatccgggGTCGTAGATCGAGGAGACGGGGTAGCtgcgctcatctcttcctgcatcactgcaaacagccgcctccagaatgctgtttgtacgatgccatctattgcaacgctccaccccttgggCCGCCTCCGCcactgcgattcgtcgaaaatcaattcggacttccccgataggcagtaagggatgcTACGCctgcaaggatggcgcgcagcaacagaaggcatcgtacaaaacagtattcaGGGGTCGGCTActtgcagggagagatgggcggaatcaccccggcctccataatctacgaccccgtaaacgggtactccacctgaaatccgtaccaccccagattcgtggtatgctgtcctTAAGTGGAAGGTACAATGTTCATACATACTTTTACACCTTGGTTGTGAATTTCTAGTGAAgggttttttattttgtcatttttgatCCACTGAGAGCTACTCATACActttttattatatagtacggaataaaaaaatcataaaagcCTTTTTTAATTCTGCAACACCTCaagaaacattgaaaatgaCTATAATCAAGTAGTTTTCAAGACTTGTTCCATAGAGATTAAGAAGCCTATTAAGATTAAGATCAGACTTAATTAAAGGGTTGTAGTGGCTTCATACAACCCTTCAATTAAACTTAACCTTAATCTTAATACGCTTCTTAATCTCTATCGCTTTTAAGTTTCTATTTTGAGTAGTTTTCGCTTTAGTCCTCCCATAAAAAAGTTAATAAAGCAGTTTGTGCTTCTGTAAATACACACGTTCCACATGTGGTTACATTCTGGGATTAACGTGGATCACGGTTGAACATTTGACGTCTTCTTGCTCCATTAGATCCTAGAATAATCCACTGAAATTTCTATATGGGCTCGgcgaggaaaaagaaaccaagATGGCGATATCCCTCATTTCCTTTGAACCCTCATGGACCTCAAGAGGAGACATGAACGTCACAAGATGTAACAAGAAGCCTGTATCATTTCAACATTCTATAACGATTTTGAGATATATATCTGATGTTTTGGACGAACGCTGCTATCTGTCTTTGCGGACATCTGTCCTAACTTTAAATCCTCTTTAATTCTTGGATTTAACTAAAAGAGGAGTCATTAATAGCAGAGGCCAAAATGGTGACCTGCGTTCGAATTTCGTCTCATTAGTCATTACTTCGAACGATTTGATTAAACGAGCACAATCTCatgttttttattcacttgtAACGCGTTTAAACCTTTCAAACTGGTAGGGAACTAAGATACAGGAAGGCTCGAAGTTTGGGTATGAGTAGTCAATGGACTGCTTCCATGgacataaaattttcttcacctGTAGGATAGATAGATCAGCGAGGCCACTTTACTTGATAACGAACTGCTGAGTGCGCACTTTTTATGCTTGTCTGATGTTTTGgatgaaatatatatatatatatatatatatatatatatatatatatatatatatatatatatatatatatatatatatatatatatatatatatatatatatatatatatataattggATATTGGAAGGTGGGAATAAGTGGCATAATTTCAGGTCTTTACCCCTTCAAGGACAGGCGATGACTTTGttctttctccaatttttcgtCATTGTAGTTGTACCCTGTTTTGTAGCTACTATTTTCTGTTTCGGTTTTTCTCTCCATTTTGTTGGTGGTAgtacttctttttgttgctgATGAGAATAATcgtcatattatttatttttgtttactgtgatttttttagtaTAAAATTAATACaggttctttttctgtttctcaaTCCACGAAGCAAAGGTACAGGGGAGTTTAGCTCAAATAAATTGAGAGGAAGTTGACATGTACGTCTATTGCAGGTTAGCGATAACACTGAGTCTTATCTAGGAGTCTCTAGGCAGTTCGTATCAGCTCTTCTGCCTGACTCCTACACGTATATATGTCTAGGTGTTTGGGGATAATTGGTCAAAAATAGCCTTTTATGTTTGGGTAATTTTTTATCTCTTAGTCGATATCACATCTATCACTTCACTTTCGGGAAGTAATGTTTTCATCTAGCGTGATTCACGTCAGGCATGTTCAGATTCAATTTTTAAGAGTTTTATGATGTCTTAGTAGTGTCCCATAACCGGTCCACAAAAGAAAAGGCAACTTCCGTCCATTCACTTATTCCACATTCCCAATACTCTATCTGATCAATATATATGCCgacatatttttattctctctaATTTGTTTTGATTGGTTGGACGATTGATAACAAAATCAGCTTACTTGTACGGTTAGGGTACGAGCAAGAAAGCACAACCtattctctatttttgttagtgtaaaatatttccattttccataCAAACTTGCCATTCGCATGTATTAGTGAGGTTACTCTTTGCTCATCTAGAAATGACCAGTTTGTCAGGTAATTAGTTCAGATAGACTTTAAAAATCGGCAGGAAAATGGAACAAGGCGCTAGTACACGGATTCGTTCTGATCCTTCTCAATTTCTTGTTAGTGGGTGCGAATGTTATTATCGTGAATTCGAAGTTTCCAATGTTTcagcattttcttcattttcactaTGCATTGATTTATTCATAGGTTATACTTATCCACCTAGTATAGTTTATATTCACATGTGATTATCTTTGCCCAAGCGACTGCGACACGTTCGCAGAAAATGACGCGCTTTCTCGGTTTGATACCCTCTCCACCTGCAGATTTCCATATACTTATCGAACTCAAATTCAATACAATAAGGCATCGAGTAGACTAGTACGACTACTAAATTCTCATAATTATATGGTGAACAAGCCACATGCGATCATTTCCAGGACGTATAGATAaccattttttcctctgaactTACAAATTGAGAACTTTGAAGATGAACATGGAGACCACCATCGCACCACGAGTCTCCTCGGACATCCCTCTGAGCACTACACATCATCATATGGAGATGAAACCAATGTGGATGTGGTTTCATACAACCATCAATGACGTCGTTCTTTTTGAGTCGTGGACAATCACTACGCCTGGAGGTCCTGCCCCAATTTCGCAATTTCGTGTAAAGATTATCATAGAAGCTTCTCATTTCGATGCGTAGGCTTCCAGGAATGATTTGGACCTGCTTCGTAGTCATGGCTATGGGCGTACTGCTTGAGTTCGTCAGATACGTACGCTGGCGCTTTGAGCTACAGTCTCGAAAAGACATCCAGTTATACACTAGGTATTCCGTTTAAAAAGATTCAAATACACGTATTCTAACCACTGTCAGTTCCTGTAATCTACTTATCGTTCTAGTTATCTGTCacgtcttttttccttctcacatTTCCTTCAAACTAGTTGTTTCGCCGTACAGTTGGTGCTTAGTTATCTGCTGATGCTAATATTCATGACTTTTTCCGTATGGCTTGGATTATCCGTCTGTATAGGAGCCGGTGAGATTTCATTTGTTCTCCAAAACCTTTTAAGCTTTCCTGACTATCAATCGAGGTAATGACAAAAAGAGGCGAACGGTAGAATCCGAGTTCGTTGCCTGTAGTGACGTTTTAACAAACAGAATCAACAAAGACCAGATCTAGGCTAAACTTGGGCTTGCAAGGAGAAAATTGCATACACAAGCAGTATGCTTAGCGCTAGGAATTGTACGGGACTGAAACCTACTGAAATCGCATGTTCCATCAACTATATGTCGCAAGCCAATGCTGGTGGTGTTCAATACCACCAGCATTGGATTGCGACACAGTCATAGTTAATAAGAATTAGCCATGTCCTACGGCTCTTAGATATGGTGTTTAACAACAATTCTTAGAGGAGAAGAAAGTTATGATAATCGCTGTTCATTTCCTACACAACGCGAATGGCAGGCTTCGTCGATCTCTTTCGAAATGATATAATCTTGATATGTGTACTAATGCGGAAGAAGTACTAGAAAACATTTGACAGTCACAAAAAAACCTATTAATTTATATAAAAAGGTTAAAAAGTGACTGAATTTTTGCTCGTTCTAAAACGCCAAGCTTTCCTCCATGTGGGCGCTACGCTCTCATTATATATGTTCACGTGTTACTATACTTGTTCACATGCACTGAGCGCATAGGCAAGAATTCGCAACAAACGAACAGAATGAAGAATTATTGCTTTTATATTATAGGATTCGTATTCATCTCGATACTTTGTAAATCCGGCCCCCGAACtactaaaaaagaacaaaggtCTATCATGTTATGAAGAATTGATGACCGTCAGATAATGGGAACCGTCTGAGGTCTGAATGGGAACTGTCCGTAAACCACTCTTTGCACAGTCCAGTCAAAAGCTCGAGGTGTCGGATTCTATTCTTCTTCGAACGAAGCTACAAAAGAACAGTTCGGGCTCGAAGCTAGCTAAGTTACCGCCTACGGGAAGTTTGTATCATAACCTATAAGGGGGtccagttgcgtgagcggctgcactcgaagagGAGCGCGTGACAGCATTCCTCGCTgtgttcgcgatggtcccacctcgatttcgaCCGGTAGCTCTCCTTCCTTTCTATGTAGATCCCCAGGCGTTCTCAATTGTTCCAACTACAAATAATACTACAAATAAGTAATTTTCAATCCATTTCTCAATTCCCTCGGATTTCAAAAACGACATAGATATCCCACAAGGATTCTCTAAcatgagaaaaaggaaagcaggGCACAGACAATATATAGACACTTAAATTACGGGACAAGGGGTATGGTTAACATTTTTCGTTACATGCCCCTTTTCTGCAGCACCTACcgttttcttcgtaattgtttttgcaaaatggtttttttttaggaattggCTTCCTCCTCTTCGGTTCACGACAAGGAAAACAGTCCACATCTGCGGCAGTCACTGATCGATGTTGTTAATAAATTCCAATATCACGGAATAAACTAATTTTCTTCTAGAGTTTTATACTGTTTTGAGAGCGCTTTGTCGCCTTTATCCTTCCTTTTGCCGTATATAACTTACCAGTGTTGATCGCAGAGGCTCTCAGCaaggaacaaaacaacaaaggttggaaaatgatgatgaaaatgTACTTCCACTTTCGAATGCAGGAGCCAATATTATTTCGGGAATGGATGGCAACAAACATGACAGGTCGGTGGATATCTTGGAAGGTTCGCATAGATTTTCTTCCCTAGAAGTTTCTTCCGAACACTGCACGCAATCGACCGTGCGTAGTTAATGTTTTATTGAGAATTCTGGAGTGCTATTTGTCACGACTGTGTAAATTAAGAGATTCAACAGTAAGCTTTACTTCCAATCTCACAAGCAGTTCGTCCTGCTTTCTAGCgatagcttaaaggcagcatactgcgaatctgatgtggtgagggaatccgcgggaaaagctagaggtgTGGTTGTAGACTGCGGGATACGGGGTGGTTACCCCCATCTTCCACTAATCGTTATAAATTaacgattaaggagagatgagcggatccTGCGGTCTACAGCTGGATCTCTAGATCTTCCCGCAGATTCCCTCACCGCGTCAgctttgtggtatgctgcctttaacgcttCGTGACATGCTCTGGGCATTCCTATTTCTGCTGCATGACCCACTTTTCAGGATATGTTTTTTCATGCATTGGTGTTGCTATAATAGCTAGTCTCTATGAAGTGATAAAATTCCTAAGATCTGGACTAGAAAGAAGAGTTAACAAACAAGATGTGAGTATTCTTTTTGGGTTCGATTTCCTTACGGTAATTAGAAACTGGTCATTTGTGTTGCAAGAATCCAGATAGTTTGCAGTTATGTGGTTGTGACTCGGAAACAGCCGCTTTGCATGGAGAAAAAGTTGCCATGGGGATGCCATGTGGTACAACAccagaaaataggaaaaccGAGTTACCGTATGTTGCGTTCTGTCTCGGAAAAGCAAGATTATGCCGATTAGTGTTCTTTGTTCAAAGCTGCTAACGTACACCATCTTCGTATTCTCTATAGTAACCGGTACTTATGCTTGTGCAGGAGTTGCTGCAGAAATGTTGCGTTCACCTAGACAAAAATAAGTATTGGCCACTACCCGTGCGAGTAATAAATGCTAATTTTTGTCATCGAAGGCAGGTGTATTGTCACGCAACCGCAACGCTTTCCCCATGTCCTGAGCGAGCGCATCGCAGTAATCTAAGCAAACATAGGTGATAATACTTCTTTTCGtctttagaaatatttcataattCTTTATGGTGTTCTTCTGCTCTAttcaaaaaaggcaaaaaatgtgcaaaaaaatgtttgacgTTACCATTTTGTGGACACGAAGGAAAACTAAATGCATACTGAAGTATTGACGAAGTTTCATCAATACTTCAGTATACGtttgctttctttctaaataaaaaaaaattggtggagGAAAGAGGGGGATAtggaatatgaagaaaaaacgcgaCTATCCACTGTCTCCTTTAAAAATGTAACGACGCGATTTTAGTGAAATTACCTGAACAATGCCTAGTGCGTCATCTCTGATATTTTACACTCCTTGCACCGAGCCTAAGCACGGATGGATGATGGCCCGGCATCCCTTCGCGCTTGGACTCGACTAAGAGTTAACGCCAGCTGCATCGCGACGACATTGTTTTCCTCTGTCTGCAATTCTCTTACTTCACTTACTTCATAATCAGCATCTTCACAGTATAATGCCATAAATATCTCATAGATTTTCAGCTTCCTGCCATCAAACCTGAAGCGTGCAACACACATTGCCTCGTCTTCCATCTATTTTGTACAAATGTTCATCGCCTACTCGTTGATGATGATTTCGATGACATATAACGTTCCAATATTTATAAGTATGATTATAGGTAATTTTTACCATTTTAATTACCATCGAACTTTACACCAATAGTTAGCCCTTTCTAGGTCACGTTCTTGCCTTCTTCTTGTTAGGACCGCTCATTTCCGTTCAAGAATATGACAGACTAGGTGACTGCTGTGGCTAACAGTGAACttcacgaagaaaaagagcacaaTGTACCTTCCGGAATAAACTCTATTCACATGTTTTTAAACAACTGAAATTGTAAATGTAGCGAATGAATGTTCcaaagaaataattatattAACATGTTAAAATGATGAGATAAATCAACACGTGACTAGTTTTAGAGAAGAATATCCTAAAATACAGATATCAGCTGAAATTTGGGGTGCTAGTTTTCTGCGGAGATTTCTATAGGTTCGGTCTTGAAAAGAGGCAAATCATCCACTTCTTCTTTGTCATTCACGTCGATATCATGCTCATCACCAGAGTGGTCCCCATCTGAAGGTACAGTCTCTTGGTGTTCCTCCATAGGTTCAGGTTCTGGcgctttcaatttttcttcctctcttctaGCAAATAGCTCATCTCTGGTCGGATAATTCGTGATTGACACCTGAGCAAGACtacaattgaaaatttcccaaCATAAAAATCGTATTTCCTCAGATAGCCATTGGACTCAACAAAATGTGACGTCTACTGATGcacatttgcaaaaattattcaaCTGATCACCAATTGCAATCAAATGATGTTGCAATTGAGTTTCTCGGCTCACTGAATGTGCTCTGAGGTGTTGTTTTTGGTAGAGGAAGCCCAATAACGTAATGCAATATATGATAatcagtctgaatgtccggctaaagccggacttcagactttcggtggttttagcttcgctccccttcactgatcaatgaaagttaatagtagagGTGTTTTCTGAGagattggacttgtgtatctccaattgtctttcttccttttttatattacaactaaaagcgaaagatttcatagtcttctttcacaacgcgtcaattctacatttggagaagattcgaacttcagcttcaaacactccacaCCAATATATTCTagacaaagtttaaaagtattacgcgaaatatttgttttcctcctgatttctccaatacttatcacagaatgatgttttagcataaaattacgtgaaagacatcatccttctgataaagataacgttccacgtcagatcacataaacgtcttgctactatttaagcagccgtttgcatgcgtgttttcactttctcagaacggcatgctaccaacttgaggcgaacgaagaaggaaatagacacgcggaggaaaggtgaaaaacaaaacgctCATTCGgttgcaaccatctatcttttgcgtcttgCACACTAAGTTGTTGCGCACCAATAATCGGGTTCaccgacgccgttggatccgtcgcaccccatattatagcaatctgacgccggtggacccgccgcacccccttctataggtatctggcgccggtggacccgtggcTCCCCCTCTATAGATGtctgacgccagtggacccgtcacacatcattttatagctttctagcgtcgaggcaccaacttgacgccggtggacccgtcgcaccccctttttgaatttcgtgactctctctctctcactcactcactcacccactcactcactcactcactcactcactcactcactcacacacacacacacacacacacacacacgcacacacacacacacacacacacacacacacacacacacacacacgcacacacacacgcacgcacacgcacacgacAGAATAATcacgttattatatatatcatgatgatATGACTAGAGTtaaatcatgatcatgctatataataacgtgcTTATTCTGGTACACGAGTATGTGGTATGTGTGTCAGGAAAGttacgaaattccaaaatgaGAAGGAGACggatcccacggcgtcggccttaaaggcagcatatcacgaatctgaagtgatgCGGATTTaaagtggagtatccgtacgACGAAATCTGCaaccaccccttgcgccgcctctgCCTCTGCcccgcgattcgtcgaaaatcaattcggactgcacggataggcagtaagggacgctacgcatgcaagggtggcgcgctgcaatagaaggcatcgtacaaaacagcattcaggggtcggctgcttgcagtgatgcagggagagatgggcggaaccaccccggcctccataatctacgaccctgtatgcggatactccacctgaaatccgtaccacctcagatttgtggtatgctgcttttaagtgCCGGCGCCAAAAAGTTATAAAAAGAGGGAGAGTTGGGTCCCATGGCGTTGGACTGAGATGCCTGCAGAAGTTGCAAAATGGGGTGacacgggtccaacggcgtggAATAGGTGTGCCGTGGTGCAGTAGTGCGGCGCCATAACTTCCTGTGCAAAGGTGTTCGTTGCAGCGATGAATGAGACGTTTCATATATGCACTGGTCACCGCACGTTTTCCGTTGCACTTCTGTGACTTCACCTCATGTCTATTTCCCAGCGCGtctgcctcaggttggtagcatgccttctccaaaaagtggaaacacgcatgcaaacggctgcttgaatggtagccaacagtttacatgatctgacttGGAACGTTATCCATATCAGTAATGATGTTATTCACGTCAGTTTATGCTAAAACATAATTCTGTGATGACTATTGGggcaaacaaaagaaaaactaatacTTCGAGTCATAGGTGCAATGGGGAACAGCCGGACCCTTTTTAGGagaagggggtctagctcatagGGTGCAGCTGATGATGATAGTCATCACAGAtaaagtgatgaggatccctccGCCAACTGctgaaaagtgaaggggtccttttaccaaccgcccaaaagggaaggggtcggagcaccgtcTCCGACAACCGCATCTATGCTTCgagtaattttttcaagttgTGTCTGTACTATATTGGTATCAAAGGTAtgtttgaagtttgaatgttctccaaatgtagaactgacgagttcagaaagaaaatgaaatccttttcctaaatttataattaaaaagaaaggaatcatcgtttaaaaaaacaaatcaaattttaaagaaaacaccactactgtGAGTTTTCATTGGCCAGTGAAGGTAAGCAAAACGAACACCACAGGAAGCCTCAAGTCTGGCTTTAACCGGATGT
The Necator americanus strain Aroian chromosome I, whole genome shotgun sequence genome window above contains:
- a CDS encoding hypothetical protein (NECATOR_CHRI.G1515.T1), giving the protein MADVKSKPFSDEKRWVVIYPTYINSKRTTVQGRKIPKQLAVENPTSTEIRDVLAATGLNPVLERGKLHPREQDREPENRGRVRVQLKNDDGTAFNKDYPTRAALLKYVASMIPKLKTRQPGYVATAAGAGSSTAKKIKKKK
- a CDS encoding hypothetical protein (NECATOR_CHRI.G1515.T2) produces the protein MADVKSKPFSDEKRWVVIYPTYINSKRTTVQGRKIPKQLAVENPTSTEIRDVLAATGLNPVLERGKLHPREQDREPENRGRVRVQLKNDDGTAFNKDYPTRAALLKYVASMIPKLKTRQPGNRGLYPFKDRR
- a CDS encoding hypothetical protein (NECATOR_CHRI.G1516.T2) yields the protein MNMETTIAPRVSSDIPLSTTHHHMEMKPMWMWFHTTINDVVLFESWTITTPGGMIWTCFVVMAMGVLLEFVRYVRWRFELQSRKDIQLYTSYLSRLFSFSHFLQTSCFAVQLVLSYLLMLIFMTFSVWLGLSVCIGAGIGFLLFGSRQGKQSTSAAVTDRCC
- a CDS encoding hypothetical protein (NECATOR_CHRI.G1516.T1), with protein sequence MIWTCFVVMAMGVLLEFVRYVRWRFELQSRKDIQLYTSYLSRLFSFSHFLQTSCFAVQLVLSYLLMLIFMTFSVWLGLSVCIGAEALSKEQNNKGWKMMMKMYFHFRMQEPILFREWMATNMTGYVFSCIGVAIIASLYEVIKFLRSGLERRVNKQDLCGCDSETAALHGEKVAMGMPCGTTPENRKTELPFLPSNLKRATHIASSSIYFVQMFIAYSLMMISMTYNVPIFISMIIGHVLAFFLLGPLISVQEYDRLGDCCG
- a CDS encoding hypothetical protein (NECATOR_CHRI.G1516.T3) codes for the protein MQEPILFREWMATNMTGYVFSCIGVAIIASLYEVIKFLRSGLERRVNKQDLCGCDSETAALHGEKVAMGMPCGTTPENRKTELPFLPSNLKRATHIASSSIYFVQMFIAYSLMMISMTYNVPIFISMIIGHVLAFFLLGPLISVQEYDRLGDCCG